aaagttcaaatacccaattgaatgtaaaaaaaaaaagtagacttaactactttttttgaaaagaattgtaatatatattttttattaattgaaacaGATTATAAAACCCTAGATTTTTGTTTTGGATTAagattataaaacatattatatttttttaaatgtcgGTGCTGGTCATCTATTGGccaaaactgaaattttttttcaaatactaGTATAAATGTATACTAATATGATATGGTGTTGATACCTTGCAGTGAGCCATTGaattcccaaaataaaaaaatcaatattttaaaggCTGACACAATATGACAATCATTGGATCAAATATTAAGGGAATGTCGAATATTGGATTCCCATAACccaaattaactatttattttaggtcatttagatgaatgtttttgaactatgattatttttataaatgttaaaaaaaaattagataagaTGGGTAAAATAGCCGAAAACATTAAATGGAAATACTGTTAGAGATTCCACTTTCATTAATATCCGCCTTCTCAGGATGATGTTTCCCTTTCTCCTTAGCCGTTAGAGGGATGGATTTTGATGTATCAGGGTACAAGAGCTTGTACGGAATCTTTGCATTTCCCCATCTATTCATTAAAAGATATTCTTTATTCCTCTCCTTTATATTTCGCTCTATTGCTTCAAGGTTTCCCCTGAattctttaaactttttctGAATTATAGACTCGTGATCCTCAATCAATGGCCGCTCTTTTTGGGGTGATGTTTGACCCAAATAAACCTCATCTGATGTATGCCGTGACAGAAGATCCATTACCGCAATTGCCAACTTCATTTGGAACTTATCAGGCAACATCTCCTCCACGAACTTGAAGATATCCTTATCTTCCTTTATTTCTTCGTCTCTTGGGAGGAATTTTCTCAATAACATGGGACGATTTGGTGGCCAACCCCCGTATCCGTACTGTCCGAAGTTCACTGCTGCATGCAATCCTGAAGTGATCCATATGAGAGTTGTCAGAGCTTTTACGAGGCTTTCGAATGTATTAATGTCGTACCATCCCTCCTTTCGATCTTCATGTCCTCTCGTTTTGATTTCATTCCACCATTCTTGGATTTCCTCATCTTCCTTCACATCATTGTCGTTATGGTAGAAAACATTGCAGTATTCTGTCACCCATGTTTCAATGGCTGTCCATATCTCAATTCCATCTTTTACGTAGGGATAGTCTTCTAAAACCAGCTCCACCTCAGCGTCAACCTCAAACATCTCCTGTTCTGCACCTTTCGCCGCCTTGTTGCTTGATTTGTCACTCTCTACATGCTCCATTGGCCCCGACACAACCTCATCTCTAACTCTGGGTTTCGCCATACCTCTGAAAATGTTATGGTCCTCATCGTTAGTTGTACAACTTGGAACATTTAAAGGAAGTGAATCCATTCAATTCTAATGGATTCAAGAATTACCAACCTTTCGAGAAGGTCTTCAGGAAGAGCCTGCTTATCAAATCTCCATTCTCTATACAAGTCAGAAGACAATTCCATGGAGTATTCACCAGTAAAAAGAAGAGTCTCCAGAATCCCTCCAGCATTAAGGAAGATGGCTCGAGCCAATGCATTTATATGCAGTGTGTCTTTGAAATGAGGATCCAATAGCCTATGGATTGGATGCATTACGCTCAACTGTCTCCTTGTGGCAATTATGAATGGCTCAACTACAGCATGTGTATGCAACCTTGATTTGGATGCAATTAATAAGGTTGGTTTAATGAAGGTTACTTGATTATATAGCGAAAGCAATTAATGATTACTACTTACCAATGGCTAACTAACTGGTGGTAAGCTGTATCGTTGGATGCAACGTGAAATTTTGCAAACTCCCATAGGGGAGTATCTTGTGGAACCAACAATCTAGTAGAGTCACCAGTCAAGCTTAGTTCTATTCCTATTGGTTGAAGCGTTGCGGACGATGATGTCGAAGCTATTAGTATTGTTCGAGTTGCGTAAGCACAAACACCTTTCCCATTTATCATTGTCAGAAATCGCTCAAGGTAATGATGATCCAAGATGAATACCCTATCGTTTACCAGTGCCTGCCATATAGTGTTGTGTATGTATTCATAAAGTAATTaatttgaaaggaaaagaaatacataagcttgtttttcctttttaccTTAAAAAAATCTCGCCATTGCGGCTGGTTATACTGCTTTTCCTGTTGAACCTGCAAACGTTTAAAATATTGGATTCTAAGCTCAAACATTATATGTTATAACCTAGGAAAGAGATTGCTCAAGGTAATGGCGATCCAAGATGAATGCCCTATTGGCTTCCATTTCCTGCCATATAGTGTTATGTACGTATTCATAAAGTAGTTaatttgaaaggaaaagaaatacataaacttgttttcttttttacctTAAGCAAATATTCTTTCCGTTTCTGTGGGTTCGACTTCATTTCCTGTAGAACCAGCAACGTTTAAAATATTGGATTGTAAGCTCGAACATTATATGTTATAAACCTAGGAAATAGATTGCTCAAGGTAATGGTGATCCAAGATGAATGCCCTATTGGCTTCCATTGCCTGCCATATATTGTTATGTATGTATTCATAAAGTAGTTAATttgaaaggaaatgaaaaacataaacttgttttcttttttaccgGCTTAAACAAATCTTCCCATTCTTGCGGGTTCGACTTCATTTCCTGTAGAACCAGCAACGTTTAAAATATTGGATTAATGTAAGCTCAAACATTATATGTTATAAACCTAGGAAAGAGATTGCTCAAGGTAATGGCGATCCAAGATGAATGCCCTATTGGCTTCCATTTCCTGCCATATAGTGTTATGTATGTATTCATAAAGTTGTTAATTTGAAAGGAAAAGAGATACATATCTCTGCAAAATGATCTTGAACAatctagttttcttttttataccTCTGGCTCACCATCTTTAGATGAGTCAGAAGGAGAATCCTGcattttcctgaaaattttccCAAGAAGTGAGACTTCCTCATCCTGCAACATTTATAATAATGTTAAGAGTTTCCAATTTATTAATTCTTAAGgctcaaatattatatattataaacctAGGAAAGAGATACCATCACCTGCCACTTGCACTTCCGGATTCGAACAGGATTTGTTCCTGCAAGCATTTGGCGACCAAACTCCTTGTCCTCAGCCCAAGCGAATTTTTCCTCTTACAACAAAAAACAAAGTAAAGAACATTAATCATAAACATAAATCGTTTCAATCAACGTATCTTTAATCATATATTGTGTTTATTGTGATTGCAAACCTCGtgataaatagaaaaaaaaacatctaTAGCAGCTATAAGTTCATGTTTCTCACCTGCTATAATTGAAGGCAATTGAGCACTGACATGTCGTCTTTTGAGAGCAAGAGTGGCAACAACTTGGTTAAGAATTTCCTTGGGTACCAATTTTTCTAGCCTCTGCTTGTCCGAATTATCCAGTTCTTCCACTTCTTTGTCTGCATAAAAGCCTATAATGTCTTCAAAAATGTCTTGTTCCTCACTTGGATCTGACCTGCTGGGACCTCCATGAGAAGATGGTAATTTTAGCTTTCTACAGAAATCTATTATGGATCGAATGAATCTAACATCTTTCTTCGATATAGCTGCCTTGGGTACAAAGAAATGTGCAACTCTGGTGATGAAGTCGGGACATTCTCGATCCCACAAGTGTGGGAGCGTTGATTCCGGCCCAAGAAATCGAATAAGAGCCTCGACGAAGTTGTCTTTCAGTTCTTGTAGTTTTTCGTCGCTCATTCGCTCATCGGGTGGAACATAAAACTGGAAGCAGCTTGCTGGTCCTGACTCCCTTGAATGGTCTATTTCACATACAaccaaatatatcaaatgaaAGCAATTCAATgaaaaaataagtaattaattagacaaatttaaatttagatattcTATTTATTTGTACCGTGTTGGCAATTAGGATGGCCCGTTTTCAACCGACGTGGGTATGGAAATTTAGTGGAACCACCCAACACAGGTCTATCATACAGTCGACCATTTTCAGGATCTCCAAGATTATTATAGACATCATAATCATAAATTCTATCACATGGGTTCCATTCACCCTTCGGTCTTGGGGCTTGTAGTTTTTGAAgttctttttttctcaattctACTAAACCCTGTGGTGTTTTCTTCGGAAGATATAACTATTGGAAATACAACACTTCCAATTAGAATCAAATATTACATGCATTGGactacatataatttaatcactGAGTTATCTCAATTATAAATATGTAAGtatgttagcatacttgatcTAAGAAGAAAATCCGTTTAAATTCGGTCTTGGTAATGGGGTAAACCCAAGAACCGCAATAAAAATGAAACTTTCATTCCTCGAGATTTGGATGCTTAATGTAATGCAATGTGACGGATTTGAGGAAAAACTCATGCTTCTTATCTCTGTTTTCAACAACAAAAGCCCCTGGAATCCCGAAATCTTGCGTCACCTCGAActtcaatttgaatttgatcACTTTCGTGGGCACCTTCATGTTTAAGACTTCGTGTTTTTTCCTTTCCAGCTCTTTCCCCTTCATTACATATGCATTCTCACTTTCAATCCCTTTTCTTGTGACtgcaatatatacatatatattcgtATAACTATAAACTAGAATCAAATTATtacaatatgcaaaaaaaaaaaaaacacagattgataatgaaaatatatttagacctaaatcaaaataaattatgtgatttaataaaagaaaaaaataaaaaataaatcaaaatattttagtttttttttttaaataatagagCCATATTGTTTGGATAAGGTATGACAATGCATTGTATTTACTTACTTGGATCCGTGTTGTCTTGGCTATAAAGCCTAACAACAACAGATAATCCAGAGGCACAGAGGGAGAACCAAGGACTGCGATCGATCTCAAATTCTCCTTGGATAATGTATTTTTGAGGGTCATGGCGATGGCAACATGCTTGTAGTAATCCACAACAACCCGCGGTTTCTACCATAATTTGTTGCCTCCTTTTTCAGTTTCTAAGGCTTTTcctttcgtatttttttcttttaatcctGTAAAAAAAGATCGCCACCTGTTTGATGAATAGCATACAAGATATTTTAGCAAAGCTATGGAACCTAATCCAAGGTGCAGGAGAGCGCAAATATATAATGCTTGCAGCAGGAGATCATTTTTCATGGTGAGGCGATGGAATCGAAGGAGCTAGCCAGCTAGCCCCATTAGTGTGTGGAATGTTCTTGGGTTTAGTTGGGAGGTTAAGCTTTGAATCTAATACATTGCCCAGCCTTGTTCGCCACTCTTTTACCTCAGATTAGATTCCCCCACCCTCGTAACGTCAGTGGTGGTTCAATTGTAACGTCATAAACACCTCCATGAAAAAGGCAGTACTGcatcaataaaaattacattctTGACACTTGGCAGTTGGCAGCTTAACCTGTGTATAAATAATTTcggtttttttttagaaaagttactctaaccttaaaaaattataaaaatcactCATAATTCCTTAGATACCCTGcctaatacttttatttattaagccaactttgaaagaaaagaataatgaGAACTtgaccaaaatataataataaaaacctgTCAAAAGTGGGGTAAATATAGTAATGAATAACCACGATTATTTGCTGGTACATgattagtaattgaatttaaccaaataattaaatactattGTTTGGTccaggactaaaattttaaaatttgaaaacacaaaactaaaattgatcaaatcaaAAGTAAGAACTAagattgatcaaattaaaatatatggactaaatttacaatttttctaaaGTACCTgaattaataatagaatttaacataaaaataatgtagCAGTTTGATTAAGGTTTAAACTCAGGAGGATGTAtcaattaaagatttaaaatcaATGCGAGTTCTATCTCAAAATTGTGTAACAAGCATTGTATTAATCGTTAGCACTTTATGCttattttaaggatttatcAAACCAACTACATATTGGGTTGTACACGTTACATTGTACCATACTTTAAAaagtatttcaaatttcaaattctaaaaatacgtcttgatttattttagtacattttctTATACAAATATAGGATTTCTTTAAATCACTTCAAATTGATACATTATTTGTATATCCACTAAATTAAAATAGGGTTTTCTCCGTTGAGTAGAAAATAGGGAGGAAGATATAATAATTCAGAGAAATAATGATTtgtaaaatcacaaaatttaaacttaatggATCAGTTTCAACAACCCAGTTAAagctcttatatatatatatgctccATAATCCgctatagtaaaaatataattttttattattctattaattaattatttatcattataaactgaatattataaaataacaaattattataaCACTAACATAACAAATACAAATGGGCGATACGGAAAATAAGAACCacgaaaatggaaaaaaatattcagaaattgaagattttaaatcaacataaatttttttccattgtATTGGTGATAAATGACAAAATtccatataaaatattactatatcaaaataacggataattattttatactcCACAAGCGGATCTAATAtgatgttaaatatatatatattttaattatttaattattatcttattataccttaaaaataaatgacatCAATCCAAACCAAATTTTTGTATTCCACCCACAATGTATAGaataataatccaaaaataatatcttaatataaatgtatgaatgcTATAATATAATGTATCCCCTAGAAGCCAGAGGTGATGAAACACTGTTACAGCTTCAACAGGGGAGTATTTGACCCTAACGTCGTAATTCCCTCCAAAGAGAGGgcaaaagttgagtttgatttggaaattttacTCTACTCTAGGTTGGCATACATAAGTGCCGAGGTCGATGTCGACTTTATAAAACTTTCAACCGTGAAATGTATGTCATCTTAGCTCAGCTGGTAGAGCGCATGGCTTTTAACCATGTGGTCGTGAGTTCGATTCCTACAAACGGTGAAACGATGGTTGGTTTTTTTTAGGTTCAGTAGtgttcctttttttcttcttttattttttttatgttatgatAAAACCCAATAccatcaaataaaacaaatttgataaatggCTGAGggctagtttggatgggcggtgtatttacctccggtgaggttaaaaatagcggtggcggtgagattagttacggtggcggtgagattagtttctgtaacggtgagattagatactgtagcggtGATGTAATCATTGAATTTTGTCCGGGATTaatttcgtgttttaaaaaaatatatataaaaaattaatttttttgcattttgacccctgaaattttccaaaattacattttgacccttaaACTTTCCCAAAACTACATTTcaacccctaaattttttaaaatacattttggcCCCTAAACTTtatctaaattatattttgacccataaactttctcaaaattatgttttgccCCCCAAAATTTTACTGCATTTGTAGTTTGGTCCTTCTGCCAGCCAAGCGCGATTTGCGCACCTAATCCCCGATTTTTCGGCCACCGGCCTAAGGCATGGCCTCCCTCTCCCCTAGCCACCTACCACCTGCAAAAAGGAAGCAAAAATCAACTATAAAAGGTGTGTTTTACTCCTAGAAAAGGAACacccacaaaaataaaaaaaaaagaaaaagaaattttcaaaaaaatatttcagcaacaaaaagaaagaggaagaggaaagaaaggaagagagGGAAGGAGCGACGGCGGTGCAGCGGCGGCGTGAAGGAGGCCGAAcggagaagaaaaaagaaagaagaaggaagaagaagaagaaagaaagaaagaaaaagagaaaaagagaaaaagagaaaagaaaaaggaaaaaggaaaaaaaaatttgacagTCGGGTCAAGCTGACCCGACCCGCTCCGGCGACCCTACCCGCACTGCAGCAGGCCACAATCAGCAGGcccattgattttttttgaaaaaagaaaaaaaacagcaAAAAAATAGCAGCAGGCCTATTCGGGCCCAGCAACCCAGGCCCAAGCAGTAGGCCATTCCAGCACAGCCCAGCAGCGCAGCAGCCGGCCAGGCCCGTTCCAGCAGCCCCTCAGGCCCAGCAGCGCGGCCCATCAAGCCCAAATCCAACAGGCAGCCCAgcagaaaaaaaagagaaaaagaagaaaaagagaaaaaaaaagaaaaaagaggttCAATTCGTGTAACCCGTTCGACGAAGCTCGTGTTTCGGGATCTTTTCggtaatttcatttatttttcttttaatttaaagctcgtatttttatgttatttcgttttaatattattagtattttatgcatttttatattttttgtatttatatttttagtttaattcaattttaattttattttattttaaataattttaataaataaggcaacgaatcgatttaatataaaattgttcatttcattgctatgttgggtgaatatcactGGTTTGCGTTAAAATCGATACGCCCTtttaaaaatcgaaaatattcaaaaaatttgtgttttaagaattttcgtgtttctaaaaaaaaattctcgtgtttcaaaaattgtcgtgttttaaaaattttcatgtttctaaattttcgtatttcaaaaattttcgtgttttcaaagttttgcgtgtttcaaaaatcttcgtgttttcaaaaatttcggtgtttcaaaaaaattcccgttttaaaaattttcaggttttcaaaatttttcgtgttttcaaaaaattctcttgtttcaaaaatcctcgtgttttcaaaaattttggtgttttgaaaattttcgtgttttcaaaaaaaatctcgtgtttcataaattttcgttttaaaaaaataattgtttcaaaaatcttcgtgttaaaaaaaattctcgtaTTTTGATTGAATCGcgattaactattaaattgaacttgtatttttgaaaattaagataatgcgtgtttaacgagataccaattttgggcgtcgcgagggtgctaataccttcctcgcacgtaaccgactctcgaactctaattttctctggattttcacgtagacctaaaattacctctttttttagaaaaaaattaaaaaataaataaatttttcttctaaaaagagaatttattaggtgtccgatcacacctagaaaaaagatcggtggttCGATTctccctttttaaataaaatcgagattcaattttcaagttttcaataattacTTCGACCAGCGCCCGTGCccaatttttaggtcgctacagctGGTGACTCTGCTGGGGACGTTTGTGAGAGTCGAGTCTGATGTTAAACGcgtgttgtcaaaatttttaaattttcttgttcaaattaatttttaatcgtgatccttgaattttcttttgaaaagtcatgcatttgcattcggtttttaaattaatatttttctaacgtgttttatttttctgtttttgtcaGCTCTAAGTTTTACGttttttgttttagtaaataaaaaataaaaggtttgtgagtttctccCCACACACCGTGCACTTGCATTCTTGCATAACATGAGCTCTCTACCCGGGCTCCGTCCGTTTAAGTGGAAGTAAacgctacgccttcgtgagttaactcgtccctccACACAGGCTAGTAATTACTTCCGGGTTACATATGACTTAtgctttcgtgagttaacttgtccctctgcataggcataagtaaatgtaatccctCGAATTGAACTCGCAAGCCCATGACGGGTGATAACCGAGGCTCCGTACTAACCTTAGTAGGTGACAGTATGGACAATTCGAGTACCTGTCTAGAACCGAAACCACATATAGTAAACCATACGAGCCACCAAATTAGAGCTATGCTGAACCTCTGTCCGTTTGATAGTTACCAAAATAAGTACACGAGAGAAATGCCTCTGACcttctatttcttttacatttacacTTATTTGCAAATGAATTGAGTCTGTTTAATAAATTTGGTCGGATAGATTGTCTGATGGTATGTGGGGTAGGTTTTTGTAAAGCTTGTTGGGGCAAAAAAAATGTGGGTTTGTTCCTCCAAATTGCATGATTTAATAGCTTAATTCGTTAAACTTTCCAtagttcttatttttcttttttcttctgtttATATCTGTTGTGATTACTAACTGAggttattcatttttttattctttttgtcaTCATGCATCGTAGGCATCTCATTAGGAATGTGTTGATTAGAGATTGGTTGCCAAAAACGGGTTTCTAATGGAGGAGTCAATTACACGAGTAACCGAGAAAAATACTGTATTCTGAGATTGGTCTTTGAGGACTCAAAAAGCGAAAGGGGACAGTTTGAAGGAAGGATACACCTCTGATCTTCCCGAGCGTGTAACCTTGAATGTGCGTCAGAATGATCTTGAAGACTTGATTGGGATTTGGAAGCAGTGAGACTCAGATACTAGAGGCATCTTTACTGAAAAATACGGGGATATAGCTCACTTGGTAGCAATCAATGTGAACGAGCAGTTGATCCAAGCCATGGTTCGATTCTGGGACCCTGCCTATTAGTGTTTTACTTTCAATCAATAAGATATGACTCCGACTATAGAAGAGTATGTTGCCCTGCTTCGCATCGACAACGTACAATTCAATAAGATATATGTGAAGGAGCCTAAACCAATGACCTTCAAGAAGAAGTTAATGAAGTTGACGGGGATGACTGATACATGGgctgaaaaacaaataaagaagaagaatgaagtCAGTTGTGTTCCATGGTTTTCTCTTCGAGAGTTAGTTCAAAATCATCCAGATACTTAGAGAAAGAAAGATATATTTGCCTTGGCTATTTACGGACTAGTCAAATTCCCAAAGGTTCTCGGGCATATTGAAGTCGCGGTAGTGggtttttttgaaaagttaatgcAAGGAGTCAACCCCGTCCCAACCATATTGGCCGAGACTTTTAGATCCTTAAATGCTTGTAGGAAGAAAGGGGAAGGGCGTTTTATCGGATGCGCTCAGTTACTGAATGTTTGGATctttagccacttttggaaggtagaGCACACGCCATTCcacatattttcaaaaacattcGCTCCGTTGGAAGCACACCTTGAAAAAGATTGGCCAAGGGATGTCACTGAACAACATTGGGTCTCGATTTTTCAGAACCTCCGTGCTGAATATATAACTTGGAGAGCACATTGGATTCGTCCCTCTGTCTTGTTATACAAGTGTGAGAACCAAGACTGGGTGCCTTTGTTAGGATTATGGGGAGGAGTTGGATATGCTCCGTTGATGGTTCAGAGACAATTCACTTCGGGACAGTTTGTACCAGTTACTGATGGATTGGCACAATTGGAGTTTGCTTTTACGGGTGAGGGTTACATGAAAAGGGTGCGAGATACCGCAAATTCTTGGATGAAAATCTACCTAATGGAGTTGGCTCTCTATGCTGATACTATCACTGTAGATTATGGCATATGGAGGCAACGACGAGTAAAGAGTCAAATAACCTAACCGACTGATGAAGCTTGCTAGAATCCGTTCTCAGAGGAAATCCCATCCGAGCTAGAAATTGCAGACATGAATTTGAACGTGAAAAAGCCAAACTATTGTGAGATATTAGTTCTCTCCAGGAGGAAAACTACCAGCTGAAGATTGATGTCTAAATTGAAAAATCCAGAACCGAAAAGGTCCAAAAATAAGTTGAAGTTACGAGAAAGGATTTAAGGGACCTTCATttggaaaacaaaaaattaagagGCACTATAAGAAATAGTGGATTGGAGAAATCATCAGCAGAATGGAAGGAGGAACTAAGTAATATCAAAGGTGGGATGGAGTTCTGGAAAGCAAAAGTAAAGAAGGAGGAGGAAAGAACTGCACGGGCAATGATAGGGTTGAGGAAAAAAATACTGAGTTTGAAACCGTAACTGCAAAATTAATGACTAGTCAGTCTGAGCATCAAGAGCTGAAAGGAAAGATACGAGATTTAGAAAATGCGTTGCAAGCTCATCAGCAACATTTGGATGATCTCCTAAGTGCCCTAAAAGAGAAGAACGATTAGTATAACAGAGACATTCGTGCCTACGAAGGAGCCCTCCAAGAAAAGGATATGCACATCAgtaatttgattaatgaaatTCGTAAGGCGACTATGAAAATAGTGCAATCCTCAGTTGTCAATTCCCTCCAAGCCAAAGATCAAACATGTCGGAGTTCCTAGAACGCGTGAAGAAACAAGGCGATGTGGCCAAGGAATTTGTGTAACTGTTAAGTCCAAGATGAAAAAATGTTTTGTAATGGGCTCTTTTGATTAATGAAACGCCAAAATATGGGGCTATCTTGAAatcaaccctaaaccctaaaccctaaaccctaaaccctaaaccctaaaaccttaaaaccctaaaccctaaccatTCACTtgtcattcattcattcattcattcatgcattgcatgtacATATCACCCTAACCATTCACTAAGGCTAGAACCGCATAATCCACAGTTGTGACACTACAAGTCTGGAATCACGTCATTCTTATAGAACGCATTTAAGAGCTAGAACTATGGATGTTGAGCTCAACGAAAGTGATACAATTGAGGATGTTTCAATGATACACCCCTGTCTTCCgtgatatgttttgaacaattggactgcTGTGGACCTTTTTGTAGTTTTTAAGTCCTCTCTAGAGTAATGCCCAATGTTACTTCTCCATTTATTTTGTGTGCCCCTAAATAATGGGATTCCTTTTGTAAGAGCTTATGTTtgctctttatcatttcaatgaacaTTAATGAAGATGCATTTTGTCATGATCTTTTCATTTCTATCAGTTTCATGATTACCCCCATCGCTTCATATCCTTTCTCTCCATGTATCTCATTCCATAACATTGTGTGTGT
The Gossypium raimondii isolate GPD5lz chromosome 8, ASM2569854v1, whole genome shotgun sequence DNA segment above includes these coding regions:
- the LOC105790509 gene encoding linoleate 9S-lipoxygenase 5; amino-acid sequence: MSDEKLQELKDNFVEALIRFLGPESTLPHLWDRECPDFITRVAHFFVPKAAISKKDVRFIRSIIDFCRKLKLPSSHGGPSRSDPSEEQDIFEDIIGFYADKEVEELDNSDKQRLEKLVPKEILNQVVATLALKRRHVSAQLPSIIAEEKFAWAEDKEFGRQMLAGTNPVRIRKCKWQDEEVSLLGKIFRKMQDSPSDSSKDGEPEEMKSNPQEWEDLFKPEMKSNPQKRKEYLLKVQQEKQYNQPQWRDFFKALVNDRVFILDHHYLERFLTMINGKGVCAYATRTILIASTSSSATLQPIGIELSLTGDSTRLLVPQDTPLWEFAKFHVASNDTAYHQLVSHWLHTHAVVEPFIIATRRQLSVMHPIHRLLDPHFKDTLHINALARAIFLNAGGILETLLFTGEYSMELSSDLYREWRFDKQALPEDLLERGMAKPRVRDEVVSGPMEHVESDKSSNKAAKGAEQEMFEVDAEVELVLEDYPYVKDGIEIWTAIETWVTEYCNVFYHNDNDVKEDEEIQEWWNEIKTRGHEDRKEGWYDINTFESLVKALTTLIWITSGLHAAVNFGQYGYGGWPPNRPMLLRKFLPRDEEIKEDKDIFKFVEEMLPDKFQMKLAIAVMDLLSRHTSDEVYLGQTSPQKERPLIEDHESIIQKKFKEFRGNLEAIERNIKERNKEYLLMNRWGNAKIPYKLLYPDTSKSIPLTAKEKGKHHPEKADINESGISNSISI